Within Nematostella vectensis chromosome 1, jaNemVect1.1, whole genome shotgun sequence, the genomic segment TTCATGAATACTTTAATGCTGTAAAAAGTTTGACTGCCCAAAATCAGGAAACaaattgtttctttttcttcaattACAACAATTTGTCTTGTATCCTGATCCGAAATGACATTGACTCATTTCTAATGTGTACCCTGTTTTTAGATGAGTGAGGATGTCAAGTTTAGCCTGTCATCTTTTGTTcaacaagaaagaaaaaggtCTCACAGCCAAAGTGAGCAAGAAACCTTAAGTAGTGATTCAGGTATGTTATATATATGTTTTATAGTACAGGCCACATCCAACTGagtgcggggggggggggataaacTGCCCTACCCTGATCAACCCCCCCTGACCAAGGAAAGTAAGTGTAGATTTGAATAGTGCTAAAAAGATAGATATTGACAGATGTTTCGAGGCTACTACCTCTTCATTAGTGTCTAGTTGCAACTGGAAAATTGAGTGGGCATTCAAGAATTTAGAGGAATTTAAAGTCAACATTTTGGTTTAAGTGTTCTATGTTTGAAGATTGCATGTGCTTCCTCTTCTCTGTGGGCTATTCTAGTTTTGTATATTTATCTTTTACTTGTATTCTGATAGCAGGGGGATCCCCTCTCCAAGTCGTCTTTGTGAATGACCTTGTTGCAGTGGGTGATGATCAAGAGGGTGACGACTCGTTTGGACTGCCAGATGCCACTAAATACTCTGGTGAAGTCAACCCACACTTTAACCCAGCAGGTTTGAAAGCACATCATTGTTTGTATTATAAAATGATTTAAATAAACGAGCTTGTATTAACTGTAAAACTCACACAAATATTAATTTTGTATACCGCTTTTATGGAAGTATCCCTTCTCAGAACTCTTATACGTCTTGCATAAAGGCTGTTTCAGACATAACAGACACAAATGGAATTGTTCCAACTAGTCCCGTTTATGTGAGCCTTTagttatttgtttttcactGTAATAGGGTACCGTTGTTTCTAGTacttattcttttattttaattgctAGATTTCCCTTTATTCGCATTATTTTTTCAGACCTTTTCTTTCATTAGAAACagtatattttttcaatagttTACCGTGTACTCAAAATATCCCTGCGAAGAGCTGTAGCACATTTTGAAAtgtgctttaaaaaaaacccagtaatATTAGTTTCATTAGAAACagtatattttttcaatagttTACCGTGTATTCAAAGTATCCCTGCGAAGAGCTGTAGCACATTTTGAAATGTGCTTTTTTCGCCCCAGATCAGGTTGATGGTCTTCCTGTGTTCACCCGTCACGATCGAGGCATATCTCTGCAGACAACAATGGAGATCTGTGTAGGTAACAAGTTCGACCCACGCTACGTATGTGACCGACCTCCAGTAGAAATCAACGAGTGCGCTACCTTCATTATTGATCTCACAAAGATCGAAAATAAGACCCTCGGCTCAGATGCCGATTTCGGACGGCATTCAAGTCCCTCGCGATTCATCACCGCTAGATTTGACAGCGATGGCTCTGTGATTGACATGACCACTCTGAAGAGTAGCGCAGATGCAGAGTTACCGCCGGCGGCGGGCTATGTGAATTACAGGCTCAAGCGGCAGTACAGCTGGCATAGGTGGAGAAAGGGCTTCACGAGAATTCTCACTCGTGTAGAGAAAGATGGCAAATCAAACAGGTATGGGGTACTACAGTATAAAGTTCCTCCTGAAGAGATCATAGTTCAGAATGGAATGGAACTTTCTAAGGGAAGGAACGAAATTTCTCAGGAAAAGGTGGCAAAGAATCATGGAACGGAACTTACCGACCGACGGGGTTTCTCCACCAAAAGTAGAGACAACACTACAAGCGGCTCAAACCTAAACTTGCATTCTGGTGTAAAGGAGTTAAAAACAGTTAATAGAAGGGTTGTCCCTGAAACTGATACAAATATTTGTACTATAGTCACATCGTCAGAGATATCTCAGCCGGGAGTGGGCAGTGAAAGCAGTAACTACGCTGAACCCCACTCTTCATCTACGGCTGACTCAGCGAAAGCTGATATCTATAACATACTGAAGGGGGTCAATTCCGAGAGGCCAAAGACTATGGAATCGAAGTTATTGCCAGATACATCAAAGCTGTTAAAGCTCCTCGAGAGGGGAGACTTCATGCGTGACGTGTCATTCAGTACGTCCGTCAAAGAAAATGGCGCAAATACATTGAATGTGCGAACCTTTGCTATGGGCGAGGTTCAGAAACAATGGCTAAAATCGTTCTGTTCGGGAGGGAAACCGAGATCATGCGCAAGTATAAAAATGACATGTAAGATTGGAGATCATTTTCTAACTACCGTGAGCTGCCCACTACCTATGTTCGTGCGGAAAGATGACAGCAGCGCTAACCCAAGAGTTCTCCTTGCAATGATGACGAGCATGACCCATGATAAGACGGATTACGAGTATCTCGCGATTAATCTCCGCAGGGCTGGTGTCACCAGTATGGTATACGGCACCGATTACACGGAGGGCGTGCGTGGATTGGAGTTAGGATTCCCTGTTCAAGACACTAAAAACATCCATTTTTACTGCTTCGATGCAGTCAGAGCTTCCATTGAAAACAAGCTCGGTGCTTTGAAAATGCCGCTGCCCGAGAGAGAAGTCCTTTTGAAGCAGATTTTTGGCAGTGGTGAGCAAGACATGTACTGTTTGGTGTCTCAGAACACCGAGGCGGCTTACAATACGCTATTGAGCACTTTCCAGAAAAAATGGCCAATGGCCTTCTGTACTTGGTTTTCAAACACGGATTGTGGCAAGGATTCGATAGATGATACAATTAAGAGGGGCATGATCAAGGCCGTACGTGCAAAGGGGGGCTTAGGGCCAGCCAAGTACAGCAACAAGCATAACCTCACATATCTAGACAGTGTCATTAGCGAGATGAGTGATCTGCGTACAGATATCGCCGAGATTCACGATTTGGTGAAGAGTAAGGCGGTAGAAGGCCAGCTTGCGGAGTTTGTCAAGGCGATGTATAACATGGGAGACTTCCGGTTAGCGGAGGGTTATAAGCACTTGGGAGTGTCTTTTCTTTCAATGTAGCCAAAAAGAATCGGGGGCTATTTCCCGTTGATTTAGCCTAGCAGAAAgtttaatatatagatttaggcactgcctaaaagcagAGCCTGCGTGGATGCACTTTTTTAGCAATACTTGTAGCAAATTTAAGGATATAGGGGATGCAAACTAGCTTTGGACTAGTATTATTTTATATCCATTTCCAAGTAAATCCTGGTGTCTTGGGTACATTACTAATTTCTGAcatgacccccaccccctggggTTTGACTCTCCAAAAAAGTAGATGGGGTGTAGATAatcatcttttagggtataaccTTCACCCAACTACTATCCCTCAGGGGGTGTTTAATGGTTATTCTGATACTGCTATCCTTTTGGGGTATCAAATTAATGAATTTTTGTATTCAATAACAACTGATATATTTACCTGCCTCCACTCCCCCAGGAAGACTACCCAGGATTATGATGGATGAATGAATTGAATTGAGCACgagaatgacaataaatacttttattaACAAATGGGTGCCTTTTAGAGAatgcttgtttttattatcattgtgcAAATGCACCATTATTTGACATGAAAAAGTCAAAGCTGAGATCCAGCAGTATGGGATTGCTTTTAGTAGGAAAGTGGTTTATACACGTAAGTAGGAAAAATGCATGATGTTAAAAAAGGTGTTATTCTGaattattaaaaatcatggcttttaatttaaaagcatttatttagGCTGGTGTCTTATCACATATAATTTGGTTGTGAAAAATTGTGCAAGccataatagaaataatattgTATTGACACAGGAAATTAAAATGgttcattcaaaattattcATTTCTAAAGTTAGGCTCGTGTCCTATCCTTTATAATTTGGCTATGAAAAATTGTGCACACCAAAATATAGATATTgcaatgacataaaaaaataaaatggttcATTCAAAACGTATTCATGTATAAAATTATGCTTGTGTCTTATCATTGATAATTTGGCAATGAAATCATGCACAAcctaataaaatattgtattgtCATGAGAACCTATTGGTTATCTAGATcaagaataataaaatataacggTTAGGATatttttgaaatatatattatacacctatttcaaacaaGGTATTGCATTGGAGGATCAATGTGTGGTAACACTGATTGGTTCATTCAAAAGACACACAAAAAGAAATATGGGTAGGCTTTGATCTATGCTTATTTGTTGGCTCATTTAATATCTTTGAAGCACTGCAGTTTGTGACATTGGTATTGCAACctcatttgaaataggtgtattatataaaataataaatgttaAAACATGTATTAATAAAGAGACAACAGTTTGTCTACCACGTAACAATTAATTTCCATATTTAGAGGAGGCACCAAAAGCACTCCCCTAAATATGGAAATCAATATATGTGGAAGACAAACTGCTTGGCCCCACCACTGCTGCCGCCTACAGCTGCATCACCTCTTTTtatcttgttgttgttcttctCTATAAAAAAAGGATGAAAGAAGTatcaaattatatattttccaAACGTTAGGGCTCACCTAAAATACACCAATAAACACCATCTAGAATCTATGTATCATATCAATTAATTAATGGGTCATGTAAATATgcgatttcttttattttatgctgTAATTGACACACAACAACCTTGCAAAACATCTTTGAGAACTGAGGGAAAAAAAGCATAAATGTGTCAGATAAATAAGACCTGACTGGAATCATTTAGCCATATTTCGTTTATAGTATCAAAGTGAATTGGGTTCATTtacacccaaatattgatatacagcttactttttaaataatttatcagtgttttttttacacttaCCTCATTAAgtggaaaaaaaggaattaatACCTACCTGGTCCCCCTAAGAAAAAAGCTCTTATGTTGTATGCAAAGTAAAGAAGGAtttcaaaaatacaaacttaCTTTGTGTTAGAATATCTTTCTCCATGTTTATAATCAGCAATCAGTCAAATGTAAAACAGTTTAGAATCTAACCTACAGTGTGTTTACAATTAGTGTATGTAGCATCTACACATTCATCTGGTATCTGCAAATGATATAGTCTGCTATGGCAGTTTGCTAATAGGACTTTATGCTTGTACTCCTGGATTTCAAAATAGTACACCTGTCATGTACAGTATCTTTTATTGAAAATTGTTGTgcaaaattgatattttaACTTTAAAAGGGGTAACATCAAAACTTTGAAACTTTTAGAAATATGACAGATCACCACCTACAATATGTATGTATACGAGATTTAACTAAAACACAACTATAATATTTATGAAACATCTGaggtaacaaaaacacaactatCATAATTATGCATTATTTTATGCAACAAAAACTATAATAAttatgcattatattttgggtgCCAAAACTAAACCCAACTATGATGTTTATGCAATATTTGAGGTGACAAGAAATAAGACAACtattatattttgaaatatttgagttgacaaaaacaaacacgTGTATAATATTTCTCTTTCGGATAGGCCTTTTGATTACTGTACACGAAGTTTACACACAATTATAATGCAGAACGAGAATTTCACTCAACAGAGTTGGGCTTAACAGTTTCAGCTTATTATGCAGTTTACACAACCAAGCTAAGTATGCCACATCTGGCACACTTAGCttgataaataaactaaatgacaaataaactaATTCTGCATTACTGATTCTAGTTTGCTTTATTTGAGGTATTTGCTCTTACTCTCAATAGAAAATGATAGCCTTAGTctaagaagaagaaagaaaacaaataagaatATCGATACAATTACAAAAGAATACCGATACAATATAGACATTATTTTACTGAAACTGCGAACTTGTAGAAAACTTCCTCCTCTCCCAACTCCAAGACCTTAACATCAACGTAGGACTCTACCGTTTCTATTCCTATTAGGCGCATCAATGGCCTTATTAAAGCACTCAATTCTCTCAGAGCTAAGTTCCCATTTGTTACCCCTCGTCGCTTCTGTTACGGGCAAAATCGTCTCTCTTGAAACGGGAGTTGGGAACATTGCTTTCCTCATGTCCAAGTTTTTGCAGTCTCTTGTCAAGCTACACGGTGATCAATGGGATCTTATATTTGATTTTTCTGCATACAAATACTCTTTAGAGTGTTCTAGAGAAATCGAGTTTTGGCTCGATAACTGTAATAAGCTCAATGGGCGTGCCCTAACAGAGTACTCATTACCTACTACTATTGTTTATTCCGACGCCAGCGCGTTGTCCTGTGGAGGATGTGTATTACAAATTGATTCAGAAGAATTTGATTTATACTTCCGTGCTTTCTCTACTTTAGAGGTTAATCTAGACAGCAATGCCAGAGAGTTACTCGCAATTTTATATGGCCTCAGATCGTGTAGGTCAAAGTGTTTACAGATAACCGCAATACTGCTATTATCACAGCTAGAGGAAGTAACTCGTTACGTCTCCACTCGTTAGCCTTTCAGATTTGTGAGTATTGTTCTCTTTACAACATTTTACTTGAAGTTGATTGGATCCCTCGTTCGCTTAATGAATATACCGATTCCATAAGTCGTATTGTTGACTATGATGACTGGGCTATTTCTCAAGCATTCTTTTCCCACGTTAGTAAGCTTTTTGGGCCGTTCGAAATTGACCGTTTCGCATCTTCTCTCACAAATAAGTGCGCACGTTTCTACTCAAAGTTTTGGTGTCCTGGTTGTGAAGGTGTAGACGCCTTTTCTACTGCTTGGGAAGGCGTTAATAACTATTTGGTGCCACCTGTGTATCTAGTTTCACGTGCTATCAGTCACTTAGAAGTGTCTGGTGCGACAGGCGTTATCATTGTTCCCAAGTGGACTTTTGCTAGcttttggcctttttttttccttccgGTGACCCTAGATATTCagtttttcaaatttttaaattttcggATCCTACTGGGATTTTTTACAGCACCCATCTTAATTGTCCTACTATTTTTGGTATGCATTCCTTTACGTCTCCAGTCTTAGTTGTTTACCTTGACGCCAGGTTTTCTTTATCAAATAGGATCACCAATGCTCCATAGTTGAACATGAATGTTTCTTCCCAAGTAAAGAATAGTAAGCTTTATAGCTAATAATGGTTCTTTATAGCGAtaaagaacactttatatATAGCTATGAATGAACGCTTTATAGCAATAACTGCACGCTTTATAGCAATAAATAAATGCATTATAGCGCTAAATAGCGATGAATGGACGCTTTATAGCGATGAACGAACGCTTTATAGCAAAGAACGAACGCTTTATAGCGAGTAACGAACGCTTTATAGCGAGTAACGAACGCTTTGTAGCGATTAATTatctcttaatatttttctGTACATAGTGTTACTATTTAGATTTTATTTTGAGCCAATAAAACCTGTACCATGTTAACTATCTGTCTTATTATTTACAATTCCTAGATTTCATGAAGCTATGGCACCATCTGATCCAGTACTAAGCCAACTCGCCTTGCGGATCACCAGAATCATTTCAGATTCCAAGTAGCCTCAAGTCGTACTTTGGTTATTTCAATAAATGGAAAAGCTGGGCTTCTAGTTTTCCTGAGATTAGATATTTCCCAGCCACTGACATTAATTTCGCCTTATACTTGATATCTTTGGTTCAGTCTGGTTGTTCCTTATCTACCATTCAGCAATCTTTCTATAGCCTAAATTACTTTCATAACGCTTGTGGCGCTGTCAACCCATGTGAAAGCAAATTTTTGCGTTGTATTTTTGAAGGCTGCAAGCGCAGTGCTCGTAAGCCAGTTACAAAAACTAGGGAACCAGTTTTACCCGAACATCTTACAAAACTTGTTCACCGCTTTGCTTCACATAGTGCTACATTGTCTGACATACGCGATGTAACTTTTTGCCTGCTTGCCTTCGCTGCTTTTCTTATTCGTTTTGATGAAGCAAGTGGCCTAAGATGGTCTGACATTGAGGTTTTTGACGCCTATAtttcaattaaaataaatagtaGTAAAACTGACCAGTTAGGCAAAGGCTGCGTTCGTTTAGTATCTAAGACATGCCGTTCTACATGCCCATGTGCAATGCTTGTTAGATATGCTACTATGGCGAACAGAACATTTGATTCTTCCGAGTTTATTTTTCAGAACATTTCTTACGGCAAAAATAAGGGCTGTACCTTACGCCCTGGCACCCAACTTTTTTATTCTAGGCTCAGGGAAGCGGTCCTTGCCAAGTTCCGCGCTATAGGCGTACTCCCAGGTAGTATTGGCTTACATTCTTTGAGAATAGGCGGAGCATCTGCTTCTGCAAGTAATAACGTTTCACACCAAATTATCAAACAACATGGTAGGTGGAAGACAGACACCGCTGAAGACTTGTACTGTCGTATGGATCTTCAAAATCAGCTCTTAGTCACCTCCTCTATAGGTTTGTAATCAACTCAATTTACTTATACCACCATTTTTCTCACCAGATTTTTGTTGCTTGACCTAAACTGGTACGCGTCACTCCTCACACCTTGTGTGTTGTTTATGTAGAATatacaatataaacattttctgtGCGAAGGATCGCAGAGACTAAGCACAGAAATGTGTTTATGTTGGGCATTCGGAATTCGCGCCTTGCGCGTTTCCTAAAGGTTCACTCATGCCTATATATTGAGCTAATTACATTCGTCTTTCACTCGACCTTACCAGTTTGCATaacgcgtcgtttttttttccgggGTTATTTTCCCCAGTCTTCTGCTAGTTGATACATGAACATGtttgtatattttacattACATCTATACTTGCAATATCGTTTCCAATAAACTGGTACGCGTCACTCCTCACACCTTGTGTGTTGTTTATGTAGAATatacaatataaacattttctgtGCGAAGGATCGCAGAGACTAAGCACAgaatatggtataactatgagacttggttttgtggtcattgcgcgggtaccctgtggtgtcactcgccagtcagtcagccgcgcaactcccaggccccactcggccccgtaatggcggctaaatacaagcacgtgcaagggaaaaagttcttgccatgcgatgattatttatttttgcctctaattttgtgacttaaggataaagtgaactagaggagatctactagcATTCAtccacgccaagatttatgtaaggatatgtctggttttagctagtaaatttaaaagCGAACAccaccacaagaaagcgacaaaaataatgcaaggtgagtttcggacgacgcTTTGTATTGTCTtaaggatatgacagttattgggctttttgttgtcctttttgtttgctttgagaatgcgagtgcttaacttagtaatcaaattatttgagcataactccttttgttttgacattctttgttctatctttgttcttgattgtgttgaaatatttcataaaggctaaccaatatcgtgttgcattggcatatactgctaaagaagacccttttttgtatttatatcctgtgctcttagtcctaagaagatacatatccttagaagatacagcaacttttaaaacttacaagagaaattttccttaccgagtataaaaaaaatcaacccctattgccaatatgtattgttgttattgtctgcatcttgcatctcatgtgtttatttatttttttc encodes:
- the LOC5517165 gene encoding uncharacterized protein LOC5517165 → MSEDVKFSLSSFVQQERKRSHSQSEQETLSSDSAGGSPLQVVFVNDLVAVGDDQEGDDSFGLPDATKYSGEVNPHFNPADQVDGLPVFTRHDRGISLQTTMEICVGNKFDPRYVCDRPPVEINECATFIIDLTKIENKTLGSDADFGRHSSPSRFITARFDSDGSVIDMTTLKSSADAELPPAAGYVNYRLKRQYSWHRWRKGFTRILTRVEKDGKSNRYGVLQYKVPPEEIIVQNGMELSKGRNEISQEKVAKNHGTELTDRRGFSTKSRDNTTSGSNLNLHSGVKELKTVNRRVVPETDTNICTIVTSSEISQPGVGSESSNYAEPHSSSTADSAKADIYNILKGVNSERPKTMESKLLPDTSKLLKLLERGDFMRDVSFSTSVKENGANTLNVRTFAMGEVQKQWLKSFCSGGKPRSCASIKMTCKIGDHFLTTVSCPLPMFVRKDDSSANPRVLLAMMTSMTHDKTDYEYLAINLRRAGVTSMVYGTDYTEGVRGLELGFPVQDTKNIHFYCFDAVRASIENKLGALKMPLPEREVLLKQIFGSGEQDMYCLVSQNTEAAYNTLLSTFQKKWPMAFCTWFSNTDCGKDSIDDTIKRGMIKAVRAKGGLGPAKYSNKHNLTYLDSVISEMSDLRTDIAEIHDLVKSKAVEGQLAEFVKAMYNMGDFRLAEGYKHLGVSFLSM